Proteins from a single region of Chromobacterium sp. ATCC 53434:
- the pgsA gene encoding CDP-diacylglycerol--glycerol-3-phosphate 3-phosphatidyltransferase: MPFNLPIFLTWLRVALIPICVAVFFLPDSILLLHSRNVVGAGIFALAAATDWLDGYLARRLGQTSAFGAFLDPVADKLIVAAALILLVQLGRTEGWMAMIIIGREITISALREWMAGMGSRSSVAVAYIGKLKTAAQMLAITLLLYDGELLPGWDARHIGNFSMYVAVVLTLWSMVYYLQMAAKEFAGKKIDV; this comes from the coding sequence ATGCCCTTCAATTTGCCGATATTCCTGACCTGGCTCAGGGTCGCCCTGATTCCGATCTGCGTGGCGGTGTTCTTCCTGCCGGACTCCATTCTGTTGCTGCACAGCCGCAATGTCGTGGGGGCCGGCATTTTCGCATTGGCCGCCGCCACCGACTGGCTGGACGGCTATCTGGCGCGTCGGCTGGGGCAGACCTCGGCATTCGGCGCCTTTCTCGATCCGGTGGCCGACAAGCTGATCGTCGCCGCCGCGCTGATCCTCTTGGTGCAACTGGGACGCACCGAGGGCTGGATGGCGATGATCATCATCGGTCGCGAGATCACCATTTCGGCGTTGCGCGAATGGATGGCCGGCATGGGCAGCCGCAGCAGCGTGGCGGTGGCCTATATCGGCAAGCTGAAAACCGCCGCCCAGATGCTGGCGATCACGCTGCTTCTGTACGATGGCGAGCTGCTTCCGGGCTGGGATGCGCGCCATATCGGAAATTTTTCGATGTACGTCGCCGTTGTTTTGACTTTATGGTCAATGGTTTACTATCTGCAGATGGCCGCCAAGGAGTTTGCGGGTAAGAAAATAGATGTTTGA
- the uvrC gene encoding excinuclease ABC subunit UvrC translates to MVGAFDYQSVLQNLPALPGVYRMLGDGGKVLYVGKAIDLKRRVSSYFQKNDLSPRIRLMVRQIASIETTVTRTEAEALILENNLIKALAPRYNILFRDDKSYPYLMFSGHAFPQLAYYRGEPKKPNQYFGPYPNGYAVRESIQILQKVFRLRTCEDAVFANRSRPCLLYQIKRCSGPCVEHISRDEYAADVASAVSFLNGRQSELIDELTRRMTAAAEAMAFEQAAELRDQIQSLVRVQEKQFVASNQSQQDCDVVAALIREGMPCVNLVMIRGGRHLGDKSHFPVGGEADTADEILQAFVAQHYQHAAVPAALVVNGALDEALQEFLQTRAGRKVYIVGNPIGERRVWLEMAEKNAELAILQKLGSKATQTQRLAQLNEVLELEDAGRFECFDISHTMGEATVASCVVYDKGGMQPSEYRRFNITTATPGDDYAAMREVLSRRYGKLAEGEGRLPDAVFIDGGKGQVGVALEVLGELGLNLPIVGIAKGEERKPGLETLILPYLEKTLQLRQDHPALHLIQTVRDEAHRFAITGHRARRAKARTASTLEEIPGIGAKRRQQLLTRFGGLRGVAAASVDDLAQVDGISLTLAEKIYNALH, encoded by the coding sequence ATAGTGGGCGCATTCGATTACCAGAGCGTGCTGCAGAACCTGCCGGCGCTGCCCGGCGTCTACCGGATGCTGGGCGACGGCGGCAAGGTGCTGTACGTCGGCAAGGCGATAGACCTGAAGCGGCGCGTCAGCTCCTATTTCCAGAAGAACGATCTGAGCCCGCGCATCCGGCTGATGGTGCGGCAGATCGCCAGCATAGAAACCACGGTCACCCGCACCGAGGCCGAGGCGCTGATCCTGGAGAACAATCTGATCAAGGCGCTGGCGCCGCGCTACAACATCCTGTTCCGCGACGACAAGTCCTATCCTTATCTGATGTTCAGCGGCCACGCCTTTCCGCAACTGGCGTATTACCGCGGGGAGCCGAAGAAGCCCAACCAGTATTTCGGCCCCTATCCGAACGGTTACGCGGTGCGCGAGAGCATACAGATCCTGCAGAAGGTGTTCCGGCTGCGCACCTGCGAGGACGCGGTGTTCGCCAATCGTTCCCGTCCCTGCCTGCTGTACCAGATCAAGCGCTGTTCCGGTCCCTGCGTCGAGCATATCTCCCGCGACGAGTACGCCGCCGACGTCGCCAGTGCCGTCTCCTTTCTGAACGGCCGCCAGAGCGAGTTGATCGACGAGCTGACCCGGCGCATGACGGCGGCGGCCGAGGCGATGGCGTTCGAGCAGGCCGCCGAGCTGCGCGACCAGATCCAGTCGCTGGTGCGGGTGCAGGAGAAGCAGTTCGTCGCCAGCAACCAGAGCCAGCAGGACTGCGACGTGGTGGCCGCGTTGATCCGCGAAGGCATGCCCTGCGTCAATCTGGTGATGATACGCGGCGGCCGCCACCTGGGAGACAAGAGTCACTTCCCGGTCGGCGGCGAGGCCGACACCGCCGACGAAATCCTGCAGGCCTTCGTCGCCCAGCACTACCAGCACGCCGCGGTGCCGGCGGCGCTGGTCGTCAACGGCGCGCTGGACGAGGCGCTGCAGGAATTCCTGCAGACGCGCGCCGGCCGCAAGGTCTATATCGTCGGCAATCCGATCGGAGAGCGCCGGGTATGGCTGGAGATGGCGGAGAAGAACGCCGAGCTCGCCATCCTGCAGAAGCTGGGCAGCAAGGCCACGCAGACGCAGCGGCTGGCGCAGCTGAACGAGGTGCTGGAACTGGAGGACGCCGGTCGTTTCGAATGCTTTGATATCAGCCATACAATGGGCGAGGCCACGGTGGCGTCCTGTGTGGTGTACGACAAGGGCGGGATGCAGCCTAGCGAATACCGCCGTTTCAATATCACCACCGCGACGCCGGGCGATGATTACGCGGCGATGCGCGAAGTTCTGTCACGCCGCTACGGCAAACTGGCCGAGGGCGAGGGGAGGCTGCCCGACGCGGTCTTCATCGACGGCGGCAAGGGGCAGGTCGGCGTGGCGTTGGAGGTGCTGGGCGAGCTGGGCCTGAATCTGCCCATCGTCGGCATCGCCAAGGGCGAGGAGCGCAAGCCGGGCCTTGAAACGCTGATCCTGCCTTACTTGGAAAAGACGCTACAATTGCGCCAGGATCATCCGGCGCTGCATCTGATCCAGACCGTGCGCGACGAGGCCCACCGTTTCGCCATCACCGGCCACCGGGCACGCCGCGCGAAGGCGCGGACCGCCTCGACGCTGGAGGAAATACCCGGCATCGGCGCCAAACGCCGCCAGCAGTTGCTGACCCGTTTCGGCGGCCTGCGCGGCGTGGCGGCGGCCAGCGTCGACGATCTGGCGCAGGTGGACGGCATCAGCCTTACGCTGGCGGAAAAGATTTACAATGCGCTGCATTGA
- a CDS encoding DUF4124 domain-containing protein codes for MKSSIVWTFLLALLPAGMAAAEVYTWTDASGKKVYSDQPPPNVGAHRLNVRAQPTPQASAPQADKKAERKPDNKQVASDNAAVAAANAKVKAQNCKAAQANLSTLQQNGRIRLPGSTALASDAQRNELIRQAQKDVQTWCGK; via the coding sequence ATGAAATCATCTATAGTATGGACCTTTTTGCTGGCCTTGCTGCCGGCGGGAATGGCGGCGGCCGAGGTGTACACCTGGACCGACGCCAGCGGCAAGAAGGTGTATTCGGATCAGCCGCCGCCGAATGTCGGCGCGCACCGGCTGAACGTGCGCGCGCAGCCGACGCCGCAGGCCTCGGCGCCGCAGGCCGACAAGAAGGCGGAGCGAAAGCCGGACAACAAGCAGGTCGCGTCCGACAACGCCGCCGTCGCCGCAGCCAACGCCAAGGTGAAGGCGCAGAACTGCAAGGCGGCGCAGGCCAATCTGTCGACGCTGCAGCAGAACGGCCGCATCCGCCTGCCCGGTTCTACCGCGCTGGCTTCGGACGCCCAGCGCAATGAGTTGATCCGCCAGGCCCAGAAAGACGTGCAGACCTGGTGCGGCAAATAG
- the guaB gene encoding IMP dehydrogenase, with translation MRIIEKAYTFDDVLLVPAHSEVLPRDVVLTTQLTRNITLKLPLVSAAMDTVTEFRLAIAMAQEGGLGIVHKNMGAEKQAAEVSKVKRHESGVVKDPITIAPDMLIRDLVLLTRQHKISGLPVIEGGKVVGIVTNRDLRFETRLDQTVGSIMTPRERLITVKEGASIDEARELMHKHRLERVLVINDAWELKGLITVKDIVKTSEHPNANKDSQGRLRVGAAVGTGADTEERVKALVAAGVDVIVVDTAHGHSQGVLDRVRWVKQNFPHVDVIGGNIATAQAALDLVKAGADGVKVGIGPGSICTTRIVAGVGVPQLTAIHNVSEALKGTGVPMIADGGIRFSGDIAKALAAGGNAVMLGGMFAGTEEAPGEVELFQGRSYKSYRGMGSLGAMSQGSADRYFQDSSNAADKFVPEGIEGRVPYKGPIAQVIHQLVGGLRSSMGYLGCPTIAELHQKAQFVEITSAGIRESHVHDVQITKEAPNYHVDR, from the coding sequence ATGCGTATCATCGAGAAAGCCTATACCTTCGACGACGTCCTCCTCGTCCCGGCCCATTCTGAAGTTCTGCCGCGCGATGTAGTTCTCACCACCCAGCTCACCCGCAACATCACGCTGAAACTGCCGCTGGTTTCCGCCGCCATGGACACCGTGACCGAATTCCGCCTCGCCATCGCCATGGCGCAGGAAGGCGGCCTCGGCATCGTGCACAAAAACATGGGCGCCGAAAAACAGGCTGCCGAAGTTTCCAAGGTGAAGCGCCACGAGAGCGGCGTCGTGAAGGATCCGATCACCATCGCGCCGGACATGCTGATCCGCGACCTGGTGCTGCTGACCCGCCAGCACAAGATTTCCGGCCTGCCGGTGATCGAGGGCGGCAAGGTGGTCGGCATCGTCACCAACCGCGACCTGCGCTTCGAGACCCGCCTGGACCAGACCGTCGGCTCCATCATGACCCCGCGCGAGCGCCTGATCACCGTCAAGGAAGGCGCCAGCATCGACGAGGCCCGCGAACTGATGCACAAGCACCGCCTGGAACGCGTGCTGGTGATCAACGACGCCTGGGAGCTGAAGGGCCTGATCACGGTCAAGGACATCGTCAAGACCAGCGAACACCCGAACGCCAACAAGGACAGCCAGGGCCGCCTGCGCGTCGGCGCGGCCGTCGGCACCGGCGCCGACACCGAAGAGCGCGTCAAGGCGCTGGTCGCCGCCGGCGTCGACGTCATCGTCGTCGACACCGCCCACGGCCACAGCCAGGGCGTGCTGGACCGCGTGCGCTGGGTCAAGCAGAACTTCCCGCACGTCGACGTGATCGGCGGCAACATCGCCACCGCCCAGGCGGCGCTGGATCTGGTCAAGGCCGGCGCCGACGGCGTCAAGGTCGGCATCGGCCCCGGCTCCATCTGCACCACCCGCATCGTCGCCGGCGTCGGCGTGCCGCAGCTGACCGCGATCCACAATGTGTCCGAGGCGCTGAAAGGCACCGGCGTGCCGATGATCGCCGACGGCGGCATCCGCTTCTCCGGCGACATCGCCAAGGCGCTGGCCGCCGGCGGCAACGCGGTGATGCTGGGCGGCATGTTCGCCGGCACCGAGGAAGCGCCGGGCGAAGTGGAACTGTTCCAGGGCCGCTCGTACAAGTCCTACCGCGGCATGGGTTCGCTGGGCGCGATGAGCCAGGGTTCGGCCGACCGCTACTTCCAGGACAGCTCCAACGCCGCCGACAAGTTCGTGCCGGAAGGCATCGAGGGCCGCGTGCCGTACAAGGGCCCGATCGCCCAGGTGATCCACCAGCTGGTGGGCGGCCTGCGTTCGTCTATGGGCTACCTCGGCTGCCCGACCATCGCCGAGCTGCACCAGAAGGCGCAGTTCGTCGAAATCACCTCGGCCGGCATCCGCGAATCCCACGTCCACGACGTGCAGATCACCAAGGAAGCGCCGAACTACCACGTGGACCGCTAA
- a CDS encoding GyrI-like domain-containing protein produces the protein MRTLYRNGGPDSPYLWRMLRALDYLWRHLDEPAPLERLAEEACLSPFHFHRVYRGLMAETVGETRQRLLLHRAAGQLDGGSLPLARVAARAGYGGTAAFVRAFARAYGESPGRYRQRRAFISRQDWETVMHEVTLLKQDKGLTVLMRRHVGSYMEIGQAFSVLQAISPAGAVGDAPGRVFGMFLDDPEQTEEAKLRSIACVTVPDSWQGRPLPDGFEWGEIPAGEYACVTHLGPYAELPTAWSWLYRHWLPGSGRGPGGVPCVEEYLNSPYDNPPTALRTRLMLSLA, from the coding sequence ATGAGAACGCTCTATCGCAACGGCGGCCCGGATTCGCCGTATTTGTGGCGGATGCTGCGGGCGCTGGACTATCTGTGGCGCCATCTGGATGAGCCGGCGCCGCTGGAAAGGTTGGCGGAGGAGGCCTGCTTGTCGCCCTTTCACTTTCACCGCGTCTATCGCGGCCTGATGGCCGAAACGGTGGGTGAGACCCGGCAGCGGCTGTTGCTGCATCGCGCGGCCGGGCAGTTGGACGGCGGCTCGCTCCCTTTGGCTAGGGTGGCGGCGCGCGCCGGCTACGGCGGCACCGCGGCCTTCGTCCGGGCCTTCGCCAGGGCTTACGGCGAGAGTCCGGGCCGCTATCGCCAGCGCAGAGCGTTCATTTCTAGGCAAGACTGGGAGACCGTTATGCATGAAGTGACATTGCTCAAGCAAGATAAGGGGCTGACGGTGCTGATGCGCCGCCATGTCGGCAGTTATATGGAGATCGGCCAGGCTTTCAGCGTTTTGCAGGCCATCAGCCCGGCTGGCGCAGTCGGCGACGCGCCAGGTCGCGTATTCGGGATGTTTTTGGATGATCCGGAACAGACGGAGGAGGCCAAGCTGCGCTCCATCGCTTGCGTGACTGTGCCGGACTCCTGGCAGGGACGGCCGCTGCCGGATGGGTTCGAGTGGGGGGAGATTCCCGCCGGAGAGTACGCCTGCGTGACGCATCTGGGACCGTACGCGGAGCTGCCCACGGCCTGGTCCTGGCTGTACCGGCACTGGCTGCCCGGCAGCGGGCGCGGGCCCGGCGGCGTGCCGTGCGTGGAGGAGTATTTGAATTCGCCTTACGACAATCCGCCCACCGCCTTGCGCACCCGGCTGATGTTGTCGCTGGCCTGA
- a CDS encoding LysR family transcriptional regulator, with translation MQTHNDQRGTTMFDWNDVRYFLALQRCGKLLGAARQLGTTHATVARHIAALEAVLGQPLFVQQADGYTLTAAGRQLLPLAESLENTASQMLDSGRHGHAEVSGLVRLGAPEGLGSLFLARHLPALMARYPGLEIDLVSVPRFVSITSREVDIAIALERPQANLVVTRKLTDYCLGLYATPAYLAAHPAIREREDLNGHAILAYVDDLLFSRELMFHHGLCRNPSMPLRSTSVVAQREAALADGGIVVLPYYMTCDDARLAQILPEVRIIRSYWISARSNIRRTLRYRVVWDYVVELCQRMQWLLLQQPTQQNESIDAG, from the coding sequence GTGCAAACGCACAATGACCAGCGGGGGACGACGATGTTCGACTGGAACGATGTCCGCTATTTTCTGGCCTTGCAGCGCTGCGGCAAGTTGCTGGGGGCGGCGCGCCAGCTGGGCACCACCCATGCGACGGTGGCGCGCCATATCGCCGCGCTGGAGGCGGTGCTGGGCCAACCGCTGTTCGTCCAGCAGGCCGACGGCTACACGCTGACCGCCGCCGGACGCCAGTTGCTGCCGCTGGCGGAGTCGCTGGAGAACACCGCCTCGCAGATGCTGGACAGCGGCCGGCACGGCCATGCCGAGGTCAGCGGCCTGGTGCGGCTGGGCGCGCCGGAGGGCCTGGGCTCGCTGTTCCTGGCCCGCCATCTGCCGGCGCTGATGGCGCGTTACCCGGGCCTGGAGATCGACCTGGTGTCGGTGCCGCGCTTCGTCAGCATCACCAGCCGCGAGGTCGACATCGCGATCGCGCTGGAACGGCCCCAGGCCAATTTGGTGGTGACGCGCAAGCTGACCGACTACTGCCTGGGTCTGTACGCGACGCCGGCCTATCTGGCCGCGCATCCGGCGATACGCGAGCGCGAGGACCTGAACGGCCACGCGATCCTGGCCTATGTCGACGACCTGCTGTTCTCGCGCGAGCTGATGTTCCATCACGGCCTGTGCCGCAATCCCAGCATGCCGCTGCGCAGCACCAGCGTGGTGGCGCAGCGCGAGGCGGCGCTGGCCGACGGCGGCATCGTCGTGCTGCCGTATTACATGACTTGCGACGACGCGCGCCTGGCGCAGATCCTGCCGGAGGTGCGCATCATCCGTTCCTACTGGATCAGCGCCCGCAGCAATATCCGCCGTACGCTGCGCTACCGCGTGGTATGGGACTACGTGGTGGAGCTGTGCCAGCGCATGCAATGGTTGCTGTTGCAACAGCCAACTCAGCAAAACGAATCAATCGATGCGGGATAA
- a CDS encoding GMC family oxidoreductase, with protein MLSGEFDYIIVGAGSAGCLLANRLSADPDKRVLLLEAGGRDDYPWIRIPVGYLFCIGNPRTDWCYRTAPEDRLGGRSLGYPRGKVLGGSSAINGMIYMRGQAADYDRWEALGNPGWGWRDALAHFVAMEDHHDPARPLHGHGGEWRVDRQRLSWEILDAFRAAAAEQGIAPVDDFNAGDNAGCGYFEVNQKGGWRWSSAHAFLHPVSRRPNLTVLTSAEAEKLIVENGRAAAISFLQQGARRQARCRGEIVLAAGAVGSPLLLQRSGIGPAALLAEHGIAPVHILPGVGANLQDHLQLRLVFKVRNAATLNRRAASWGGKLAMAWEYLWKRSGPLAMAPSQLGAFARSGPDAATPDLEFHVQPLSLERFGEPLHRFPAFTASVCQLRPASRGQVAIGGADPAAAPRIQPNYLSHPDDRRVAAAAIRLTRRIAASPALSRYLPEEYRPGLQYQSEDELIDAAGLIGTTIFHPVGTCKMGRDPLAVVDERLRVHGIRGLRVADASIMPTITSGNTNSPTLMIASRAAQMIAQDNTQPAPARMPATPAKETWT; from the coding sequence ATGCTCAGCGGCGAATTCGACTACATCATCGTCGGCGCGGGCAGCGCCGGCTGCCTGCTGGCCAATCGGCTGTCCGCCGATCCCGACAAGCGCGTGCTGCTGCTGGAAGCCGGCGGCCGCGACGACTATCCGTGGATACGCATCCCGGTCGGCTATTTGTTCTGCATCGGCAATCCGCGCACCGACTGGTGCTACCGCACCGCGCCGGAAGACCGGCTGGGCGGCCGCTCGCTCGGCTATCCCCGCGGCAAGGTGCTGGGCGGCTCCTCGGCCATCAACGGCATGATCTATATGCGCGGCCAGGCCGCCGACTACGACCGCTGGGAGGCGCTGGGCAATCCCGGCTGGGGCTGGCGCGACGCGCTGGCCCACTTCGTCGCGATGGAAGACCACCACGACCCGGCGCGGCCGCTGCACGGCCACGGCGGAGAATGGCGGGTGGACAGGCAGCGGCTGTCCTGGGAAATACTGGACGCCTTCCGCGCCGCCGCCGCCGAGCAGGGCATCGCCCCGGTCGACGACTTCAATGCCGGCGACAACGCCGGCTGCGGCTATTTCGAGGTCAACCAGAAAGGCGGCTGGCGCTGGAGCAGCGCGCACGCCTTCCTGCACCCGGTGAGCCGGCGGCCGAATCTGACGGTGCTGACCAGCGCCGAGGCGGAAAAGCTGATCGTGGAGAACGGCCGCGCCGCCGCTATCTCTTTTCTGCAACAGGGCGCGCGACGACAGGCGCGCTGCCGCGGCGAGATCGTGCTCGCCGCCGGCGCCGTCGGCTCGCCGCTTTTGCTGCAGCGCAGCGGCATCGGCCCGGCCGCGCTGCTGGCCGAACACGGCATCGCCCCCGTCCACATCCTGCCCGGCGTCGGCGCCAATCTGCAGGACCACCTGCAGCTGCGTCTGGTATTCAAGGTGAGGAACGCCGCCACGCTGAACCGCCGCGCGGCCAGCTGGGGCGGCAAGCTGGCGATGGCCTGGGAATACCTGTGGAAACGCAGCGGGCCGCTGGCCATGGCGCCCAGCCAGCTCGGCGCCTTCGCCCGCAGCGGGCCCGACGCGGCGACGCCCGACCTGGAATTTCATGTGCAGCCGCTGTCGCTGGAACGCTTCGGCGAGCCGCTGCACCGCTTCCCCGCCTTCACCGCCTCGGTGTGCCAGCTGCGGCCGGCCAGCCGCGGCCAGGTGGCGATAGGCGGCGCCGACCCGGCCGCCGCGCCGCGGATCCAGCCTAACTACCTCAGCCATCCGGACGACAGGCGCGTCGCCGCCGCCGCCATCCGGCTGACGCGCCGCATCGCCGCGTCGCCGGCGCTGTCGCGCTATCTGCCGGAAGAATACCGCCCCGGCCTGCAGTACCAGAGCGAGGACGAGCTGATCGACGCTGCCGGCCTGATCGGCACCACCATCTTCCACCCGGTCGGCACCTGCAAGATGGGCCGGGACCCGCTGGCGGTGGTCGACGAGCGGCTCAGGGTGCACGGCATCCGCGGCCTGCGCGTCGCCGACGCCTCCATCATGCCGACCATCACCTCCGGCAACACCAACAGCCCCACCCTGATGATCGCCTCCAGGGCGGCCCAGATGATCGCGCAGGACAACACGCAGCCGGCACCGGCACGGATGCCGGCCACACCCGCAAAGGAGACTTGGACATGA
- a CDS encoding MFS transporter, whose product MSNSIATPTGASAGISRAERKVILASSLGTVFEWYDFFLYGALAAIIGKQFFAGVNETTAFIFALMTFAAGFLVRPFGALVFGRLGDMVGRKYTFLATIVIMGLSTFLVGMLPGYATLGIAAPLILVSLRMLQGLAIGGEYGGAAIYVAEHAPDNRRGGYTSWIQTTAGAGLLLSLLVILACRKLTGDAFGDWGWRLPFLLSIFLLAISTWIRLSMQESPAFLKMKAEGKHSKAPISESFGNRANLKLVLISLFGFNGGQAVTFYCAQFYSLFFLTQILKVDPQTANLMLIASLIITTPLFLYFGHLSDRIGRKPVLIAGLVLGLALTFPAFRWLTDYANPDVSAAQARAPVTVVADPASCHFQFDPIGKAKLDTPCDQAKALLAKNGVPYQQKAAPTGATEIHIGGTVLHGFDKPALQQALKTAGYPEKADPAKINHAMVILVLVLLSVISALTYGPLAAMMVELFPTRIRYTSMSLPYHLGNGWIGGLMPTVAFSLVVYTGDILYGLWYPIVVYVVSLTVSLLFLKETFRNDIHQR is encoded by the coding sequence ATGAGCAACAGCATCGCAACGCCGACGGGCGCGTCCGCCGGCATCAGCCGGGCCGAGCGCAAGGTGATTCTGGCCTCGTCGCTCGGCACGGTGTTCGAGTGGTACGACTTCTTCCTGTACGGCGCGCTGGCCGCCATCATCGGCAAGCAGTTCTTCGCCGGCGTCAACGAGACCACCGCCTTCATCTTCGCGCTGATGACCTTCGCCGCCGGCTTCCTGGTGCGGCCGTTCGGCGCGCTGGTGTTCGGCCGCCTCGGCGACATGGTCGGCCGCAAATACACCTTCCTCGCCACCATCGTCATCATGGGCCTGTCCACCTTCCTGGTCGGCATGCTGCCCGGCTACGCGACGCTGGGCATCGCCGCGCCGCTGATCCTGGTATCGCTGCGCATGCTGCAGGGTCTGGCGATAGGCGGCGAATACGGCGGCGCCGCCATCTACGTGGCCGAACACGCGCCGGACAATCGGCGCGGCGGCTACACCAGCTGGATACAGACCACGGCCGGCGCCGGCCTGCTGCTGTCGCTGCTGGTGATCCTGGCCTGCCGCAAGCTGACCGGCGACGCCTTCGGCGACTGGGGCTGGCGGCTGCCCTTCCTCTTGTCCATCTTCCTGCTGGCCATCTCCACCTGGATACGGCTGTCGATGCAGGAATCGCCGGCCTTCCTGAAAATGAAGGCCGAGGGCAAGCACTCGAAGGCGCCGATCAGCGAATCGTTCGGCAACCGGGCCAATCTGAAGCTGGTGCTGATTTCCCTGTTCGGTTTCAACGGCGGCCAGGCGGTCACCTTCTACTGCGCGCAGTTCTACTCGCTGTTCTTCCTGACCCAGATCCTGAAGGTGGACCCGCAGACCGCCAACCTGATGCTGATCGCGTCGCTGATCATCACCACGCCGCTGTTTCTGTATTTCGGCCACCTGTCCGACCGCATCGGCCGCAAGCCGGTGCTGATCGCCGGCCTGGTGCTGGGGCTGGCGCTGACCTTCCCCGCCTTCCGCTGGCTGACCGACTACGCCAATCCCGACGTCTCCGCCGCTCAGGCGCGCGCGCCGGTGACCGTGGTGGCCGATCCGGCCAGCTGCCACTTCCAGTTCGACCCGATAGGCAAGGCCAAACTCGACACGCCGTGCGACCAGGCCAAGGCGCTGCTGGCCAAGAACGGCGTGCCCTACCAGCAAAAGGCCGCGCCGACCGGCGCCACCGAGATCCACATCGGCGGCACCGTGCTGCACGGCTTCGACAAACCGGCGCTGCAACAGGCACTGAAGACCGCCGGCTACCCGGAAAAGGCCGATCCGGCCAAGATCAACCACGCGATGGTGATCCTGGTGCTGGTGCTGTTGTCGGTAATCTCGGCGCTGACCTACGGCCCGCTGGCGGCGATGATGGTGGAGCTGTTTCCCACCCGCATCCGCTACACCTCGATGTCGCTGCCCTACCATCTGGGCAACGGCTGGATAGGCGGACTGATGCCGACAGTGGCGTTCTCGCTGGTGGTGTACACCGGCGACATCCTGTACGGCCTGTGGTATCCGATCGTCGTCTATGTCGTCAGCCTGACGGTGAGCCTGCTGTTCCTGAAAGAAACGTTCCGCAACGACATTCACCAGCGCTGA
- a CDS encoding fimbrial protein, which yields MNKLICRGLYGWLLALLMAMPLTSHALGCWNGSNSAGSVTSTFTLPSNLYVAANAPVGTIIWQSPLQNLSLYCSQSIGENVYFWVNPKRATLAPGLQIGIIFNGQTYTQSSGAINTGIYVPQGGSVTTTLPYSIVLLKTTGAPSSGTATINQYSVFQLDGIGGINAKPNINFNQLVNGSLTFTPGGTCNLSANGQYTINLPTVGSNQFPSVGSTLARSAFTISATNCSTGVNTATFRFSGTADANNPVLFANTGGSAQGIAINLGSSADWTNIGANNTNNTRVVNVQSQSAQLGLFVEYMRTATVVPGSLQTAITIDMLYQ from the coding sequence ATGAATAAACTGATTTGCCGCGGATTGTACGGATGGCTGCTGGCGCTGCTGATGGCGATGCCGCTGACCAGCCACGCGCTGGGCTGCTGGAATGGGAGCAACAGCGCCGGCAGCGTCACGTCGACGTTCACATTGCCGAGCAATCTGTATGTCGCCGCCAATGCGCCGGTCGGAACCATCATTTGGCAGTCGCCGTTGCAGAATCTGAGCCTGTATTGCTCGCAGAGCATAGGCGAGAATGTGTATTTCTGGGTGAATCCAAAGAGAGCGACGTTGGCGCCGGGCTTGCAGATCGGCATTATCTTCAATGGCCAGACCTATACGCAGAGCAGCGGAGCCATCAATACCGGCATTTATGTGCCGCAGGGCGGCTCGGTCACGACGACGCTGCCGTATTCCATCGTCTTGCTGAAAACGACCGGCGCGCCGTCCAGCGGCACCGCGACGATCAACCAGTACTCGGTGTTCCAGCTCGACGGCATCGGCGGCATCAACGCCAAGCCGAACATCAACTTCAATCAGCTGGTCAACGGCTCGCTGACTTTCACGCCGGGCGGCACCTGCAATCTGAGCGCGAACGGCCAGTACACGATTAATCTGCCGACCGTCGGCAGCAACCAGTTTCCGTCGGTGGGCAGCACGCTGGCGCGCAGCGCTTTCACCATCAGCGCCACCAATTGCTCGACCGGCGTGAATACGGCGACTTTCCGCTTCTCCGGCACCGCCGACGCGAATAATCCGGTGCTGTTCGCCAATACCGGCGGTTCGGCGCAGGGCATCGCCATCAATCTGGGCAGTTCGGCCGACTGGACCAATATCGGCGCCAACAACACCAACAATACCCGGGTGGTGAACGTGCAGTCGCAGTCGGCCCAGCTGGGACTGTTCGTCGAGTACATGCGCACGGCCACGGTGGTGCCGGGAAGCCTGCAGACGGCGATCACGATAGACATGCTGTACCAGTAG